A single window of Nitrospiria bacterium DNA harbors:
- a CDS encoding prepilin-type N-terminal cleavage/methylation domain-containing protein yields MDRQGFTLIEVVLVILILAILAGVVIVPSMDLRGVRAGTVSRKLVSDIRYAQQMSNTTRIIHGVVIFSGSYTVFQNDNPGDPTRDPETGGGFVVPISGDFEGVTLSPVLGSSPNHDVVKFDSLGTPYRRDGASMDGVSGNTIIVSGGSVSRTVTIEPETGKVWVN; encoded by the coding sequence ATGGATCGGCAAGGGTTTACCTTGATTGAGGTGGTTTTAGTAATCCTAATCCTGGCTATTCTTGCGGGTGTGGTGATTGTTCCTAGCATGGATCTCAGAGGCGTCAGGGCGGGGACCGTTTCTAGGAAATTGGTATCGGACATTCGTTATGCACAACAAATGTCCAACACCACCCGCATTATCCATGGGGTTGTCATTTTCTCGGGGTCGTACACCGTATTTCAAAACGATAATCCGGGTGATCCAACCAGGGATCCGGAAACGGGGGGAGGGTTTGTTGTCCCCATTTCAGGAGATTTTGAGGGAGTTACTCTTTCTCCCGTGTTAGGGAGTTCCCCAAACCACGATGTAGTGAAGTTTGACTCCCTTGGAACTCCCTATCGGAGGGATGGAGCGTCCATGGATGGGGTGAGTGGTAATACGATCATCGTTTCGGGAGGAAGTGTATCTCGGACCGTTACCATTGAACCGGAAACCGGAAAAGTGTGGGTAAATTAG
- a CDS encoding type II secretion system protein: protein MGKLGSFTKFNLRTDEGFTLIELVLVIVILAFGITGVSAFFIQGAIDSSYAQLATIGMTLAQDQMEEIQSKCWDETETFTLPCDGPITPSFPLGPEGEGRSAFDDVDDFNGLSNSPPQDSQGTPMASFSRYTRTVGVCYVNAAALDVCVGGPTSFKRVSVIVSWGSAGDQIQLVTVVSHHS, encoded by the coding sequence GTGGGTAAATTAGGATCCTTTACTAAATTTAACCTTCGCACCGATGAGGGATTTACGCTCATTGAACTGGTTCTCGTGATCGTCATTCTGGCCTTTGGGATCACAGGGGTTTCCGCCTTTTTCATTCAAGGGGCAATCGATAGCTCCTATGCCCAATTGGCCACTATTGGAATGACCCTGGCCCAGGATCAAATGGAGGAGATTCAATCCAAATGTTGGGATGAAACGGAGACCTTTACTCTTCCATGTGATGGCCCAATAACCCCCTCGTTTCCACTGGGGCCCGAGGGGGAAGGGCGTTCTGCATTTGATGATGTGGATGATTTTAACGGGCTTAGTAATAGCCCCCCCCAAGACTCGCAAGGGACCCCCATGGCGTCCTTTTCCCGATACACCCGAACGGTGGGTGTTTGCTACGTAAACGCGGCCGCCTTGGATGTTTGTGTCGGTGGCCCAACCTCTTTTAAACGGGTTTCGGTCATCGTGTCTTGGGGTTCGGCAGGGGATCAAATTCAATTGGTGACCGTGGTCTCTCACCATTCGTAA